A stretch of Mesorhizobium sp. M2A.F.Ca.ET.046.03.2.1 DNA encodes these proteins:
- a CDS encoding sugar-binding transcriptional regulator, protein MVGFGNGFLRDDETSMAARAAWLHYAGGLTQSEVAKRLGLTSLKAHRLITKANQEGLVKVYIDGEISECVALEDELSGRYGLDYCEVVPDFDPEELPLKALGIAGAQFLKREIERGEDALIGVGHGRTLAACVEYLPRISANGIRFVSLLGGLTRKFSANPHDVIHRLAERTGAAAYVMPVPMFANTVEDRAVLLGQKGISEVFDLARSADLLLAGIGTAEQEASLVATGMIEKGEMEETRHNGAVGELLGHFFDDAGKQVATTVSCRALALAREDIANRRIVAVAGGKIKVRAIKSVLEGRYLKGLITDERTAQSLVEKTPVG, encoded by the coding sequence GCGGCCTCACCCAGTCCGAGGTCGCCAAGCGGCTGGGCCTGACCAGCCTCAAGGCGCACCGCCTTATCACCAAGGCCAACCAGGAAGGACTGGTTAAGGTCTATATCGACGGCGAGATCTCCGAATGCGTGGCGCTCGAGGACGAGCTGTCCGGCCGCTACGGTCTCGATTATTGCGAGGTGGTGCCCGACTTCGATCCCGAGGAACTGCCGCTCAAGGCGCTAGGCATCGCCGGCGCGCAGTTCCTCAAGCGCGAGATCGAGCGCGGCGAGGATGCGCTGATCGGCGTCGGCCATGGCCGCACGCTTGCCGCCTGCGTCGAGTATCTGCCGCGCATCTCGGCGAATGGCATTCGCTTCGTCTCGCTGCTCGGCGGCCTGACCAGGAAGTTTTCCGCCAATCCGCACGACGTCATCCATCGCTTGGCCGAGCGCACCGGCGCCGCGGCTTATGTCATGCCGGTGCCCATGTTCGCCAACACGGTCGAGGACCGCGCCGTGCTGCTTGGCCAAAAGGGCATCAGTGAGGTGTTCGACCTCGCGCGGTCCGCCGATCTTTTGCTCGCCGGCATCGGCACCGCCGAGCAGGAGGCCTCGCTCGTCGCTACCGGCATGATCGAGAAGGGCGAGATGGAGGAAACCCGCCACAACGGAGCCGTGGGCGAACTGCTCGGCCACTTCTTCGACGACGCGGGAAAGCAGGTCGCGACCACTGTTTCCTGCCGCGCGCTTGCGCTCGCGCGCGAGGACATCGCCAACCGCAGGATCGTCGCCGTCGCCGGCGGCAAGATCAAGGTTCGCGCCATCAAGTCGGTGCTGGAGGGCCGCTATCTCAAGGGCTTGATAACCGACGAGCGGACGGCGCAGTCGCTCGTGGAGAAGACGCCGGTCGGGTAG
- a CDS encoding ABC transporter ATP-binding protein codes for MSASALTISDVDKFYGPIDRGVHAVQKLSIEIAKGEIIALLGSSGCGKTSTLRMIAGFEEVSRGEISVAGRKVHTLPPVKRNVAMAFEGYSLYPPLTVRENMAFALKAARLPKSEVDAKVASIAKLLEIEDILDRYPSSISGGQQQRASLGRALIRGADLHLLDEPMGQLEPQLRAVLRGRIKHFIKERGLTAILVTHDQTEANALADRIAVMEGGVLQQFDTPQMIKERPANLFTGTFVGEPPMNVFEAFVGSGAGKINLRLPDGLSLDYDKDAFSGPVREALLNRERVVIGIRPYAVRRSKDGVPATVSANQWLGDQTHIAADFAGGSLVLVEHDRTRLELGAPINVSIDPANLHVFDQSSGNAISHGMELA; via the coding sequence ATGAGCGCGAGCGCCCTCACCATTTCCGACGTCGACAAATTCTACGGGCCGATCGACCGCGGCGTGCATGCGGTCCAGAAGCTCAGCATCGAGATCGCCAAGGGCGAGATCATCGCGCTGCTCGGTTCGTCCGGCTGCGGCAAGACCTCGACGCTGCGCATGATCGCCGGCTTCGAGGAGGTTTCGCGCGGAGAAATCTCTGTCGCCGGCCGCAAGGTGCACACGCTGCCGCCGGTGAAGCGCAATGTGGCGATGGCCTTCGAGGGCTATTCGCTCTATCCGCCGCTCACCGTGCGCGAGAACATGGCTTTTGCGCTGAAGGCGGCCAGGCTGCCGAAGAGCGAGGTCGATGCCAAGGTCGCCAGCATCGCCAAGCTGCTCGAGATCGAGGATATCCTCGATCGTTATCCGAGCTCGATCTCCGGCGGCCAGCAGCAGCGCGCCAGCCTCGGCCGTGCCCTGATCCGCGGCGCCGACCTGCATCTGCTCGACGAGCCGATGGGCCAGCTCGAGCCGCAATTGCGCGCCGTGCTTCGCGGCCGCATCAAGCACTTCATCAAGGAGCGCGGCCTGACCGCAATCCTCGTCACCCATGACCAGACCGAGGCCAACGCCCTTGCCGATCGCATCGCCGTGATGGAGGGCGGCGTGCTGCAGCAGTTTGACACGCCGCAGATGATCAAGGAGCGTCCGGCGAACCTCTTCACCGGCACCTTCGTCGGGGAGCCGCCGATGAATGTCTTCGAGGCCTTCGTCGGCAGTGGCGCCGGCAAAATCAACCTCAGACTGCCGGACGGGCTTTCGCTCGACTATGACAAGGACGCCTTCAGCGGCCCGGTCCGCGAGGCGCTGCTCAATCGCGAGCGTGTCGTCATCGGCATCAGGCCGTACGCCGTTCGGCGCTCGAAGGATGGCGTCCCGGCCACCGTCTCGGCCAATCAGTGGCTGGGCGACCAGACCCATATCGCGGCGGATTTCGCCGGCGGCTCGCTAGTCCTCGTCGAGCATGACCGCACCCGTCTCGAACTCGGGGCGCCGATCAACGTCAGCATCGACCCGGCCAACCTGCATGTCTTCGACCAGTCGAGCGGCAACGCCATTTCGCACGGTATGGAGCTTGCCTGA
- a CDS encoding sugar ABC transporter permease, producing MTSATMHRAKPSGFRISKRALPYLLSLPALLVCIGILIPFLTSVVYSFQRYRLSQPWARQFNWGDNYISFFTDPKFWNTLEISLLYAGITVGLELLLGLGIAMLLQKRSTLNNFISIMLLMPLMTAPALAALMWKLMTNPGFGVLSYLASLIGLQDFRWASSPSTALLTVVLVDIWVYTPFIMILLLAGLRSLPTQPFEAAALDGVPRSFVFFRITLPMLTPYILTATLFRLLDSIQQFDIIYAMTQGGPGDTLTVFQVEAYLNFFQSTNVGRSAALMIILWAITYFLSNIFIKNWLRLRERARGLA from the coding sequence ATGACTTCGGCGACGATGCACAGAGCCAAGCCTTCAGGCTTCAGGATCAGCAAGAGGGCGCTGCCCTATCTTCTCAGCCTGCCGGCCTTGCTGGTCTGCATCGGCATCCTGATTCCCTTCCTGACCTCGGTGGTCTATTCCTTCCAGCGCTACAGGCTGAGCCAGCCCTGGGCGCGCCAGTTCAACTGGGGCGACAACTACATCTCCTTCTTCACCGATCCGAAGTTCTGGAACACGCTGGAGATATCGCTGCTCTATGCCGGCATCACCGTCGGGCTGGAACTGCTGCTCGGCCTCGGCATCGCCATGCTTTTGCAGAAGCGCTCGACGCTGAACAACTTCATCTCGATCATGCTCCTGATGCCGCTGATGACGGCGCCGGCGCTGGCCGCGCTGATGTGGAAGCTGATGACCAATCCCGGCTTCGGCGTGCTGAGCTACCTCGCCAGCCTCATCGGCCTGCAGGATTTCCGCTGGGCGTCCTCGCCCTCGACGGCGCTGCTCACCGTCGTGCTCGTCGACATCTGGGTCTACACGCCCTTCATCATGATCCTGCTGCTCGCCGGCCTGCGCAGCCTGCCGACGCAGCCTTTCGAGGCGGCCGCACTCGACGGCGTGCCGAGGAGCTTCGTCTTCTTCCGCATCACCTTGCCTATGCTGACGCCCTATATCCTGACCGCGACCTTGTTCCGCCTGCTCGATTCCATCCAGCAGTTCGACATCATCTACGCGATGACCCAAGGCGGGCCTGGCGACACGCTGACCGTCTTCCAGGTCGAAGCCTATCTCAACTTCTTCCAGTCGACCAATGTCGGTCGCTCGGCGGCGCTGATGATCATCCTTTGGGCGATCACCTATTTCCTGTCGAACATCTTCATCAAGAACTGGCTCAGGCTGCGCGAACGCGCGCGCGGGCTGGCATAG
- a CDS encoding extracellular solute-binding protein, translating into MHEKEKDLLDAFLREQVDRRGLIKGLGAMGLATSTAGVLLNLGQTRALAADFDWQAHKGKTIKLLLNKHPYADAMIADLDNFKQLTGMNVTYDVFPEDVYFDKVTAALSASSPEYDAFMTGAYMTWTYGPAGWITDLNEWIKDPAKTNPKYAWDDFLPGVRNSCAWNGKPGGALGSEDAKQWCIPWGFEQNNITYNKAMFDKAGVKLPGNMDELVAAAAKLTKDVGGGVYGIGVRGSRSWATIHPGFLSAYANFDQKDLNVSADGKLSAAMATAESKAFHKQWVQMIQESGPKDWSTYTWYQVGTDLGAGASAMIFDADILGYFMNGGSNKMAGQLAFSAFKANPAAKAPTPNIWIWSLSMSNFSKDKDATWYFMQWASGLDHCLFGATKMDFVNPVRQAVWKDEMFREKLNKSYPGYVDMFDASAPGASIKFTAQPLFFDLTTEWAATLQKMVAKEVPVDEGLDKLAESINGQLKEAGLG; encoded by the coding sequence ATGCATGAGAAAGAGAAAGACCTGCTTGACGCGTTCCTGCGCGAACAAGTCGACCGCCGCGGCCTGATCAAGGGGCTGGGCGCCATGGGCCTGGCCACCAGCACCGCCGGCGTGCTGCTCAACCTGGGGCAGACCCGCGCGCTTGCCGCCGATTTCGACTGGCAGGCGCATAAGGGCAAGACCATCAAGCTCCTGCTTAACAAGCATCCCTATGCCGATGCAATGATCGCCGATCTCGACAATTTCAAGCAGCTGACCGGCATGAACGTCACCTATGACGTGTTCCCAGAAGACGTCTATTTCGACAAGGTGACGGCGGCGCTCTCGGCAAGCTCGCCCGAATACGATGCCTTCATGACCGGCGCCTACATGACCTGGACCTACGGCCCGGCGGGCTGGATCACCGACCTCAACGAATGGATCAAGGACCCGGCCAAGACCAATCCGAAATATGCCTGGGACGACTTCCTGCCCGGCGTCAGGAATTCCTGCGCGTGGAACGGCAAGCCCGGCGGGGCGCTGGGCTCGGAAGACGCCAAGCAGTGGTGCATTCCGTGGGGTTTCGAGCAGAACAACATCACCTACAACAAGGCGATGTTCGACAAAGCCGGCGTCAAGCTCCCCGGCAACATGGACGAACTGGTCGCCGCGGCCGCGAAGCTGACCAAGGATGTCGGCGGTGGCGTCTACGGCATCGGCGTGCGCGGCTCGCGCTCCTGGGCAACCATCCATCCGGGCTTCCTGTCGGCCTATGCCAATTTCGACCAGAAGGACCTGAACGTCTCGGCCGACGGCAAGCTGTCCGCCGCCATGGCCACCGCCGAATCCAAAGCCTTCCACAAGCAATGGGTGCAGATGATCCAGGAAAGCGGCCCGAAGGACTGGTCGACCTACACTTGGTACCAGGTCGGCACCGACCTCGGTGCCGGCGCCTCGGCGATGATCTTCGACGCCGACATCCTCGGCTACTTCATGAACGGCGGCAGCAACAAGATGGCCGGCCAGCTCGCCTTCTCGGCCTTCAAGGCCAATCCGGCCGCCAAGGCGCCGACCCCCAACATCTGGATCTGGTCGCTGTCGATGTCCAACTTCTCGAAGGACAAGGACGCCACCTGGTATTTCATGCAGTGGGCTTCCGGTCTCGACCACTGCCTGTTCGGCGCCACCAAGATGGACTTCGTCAATCCAGTCCGCCAGGCGGTCTGGAAGGACGAGATGTTCCGCGAGAAGCTGAACAAGAGCTATCCGGGCTATGTCGACATGTTCGACGCATCCGCGCCCGGCGCCAGCATCAAGTTCACCGCGCAGCCGCTGTTCTTCGATCTCACCACCGAATGGGCGGCGACCTTGCAGAAAATGGTGGCCAAGGAAGTGCCGGTCGATGAAGGCCTCGACAAGCTGGCCGAGAGCATCAACGGCCAGCTCAAGGAAGCCGGCCTCGGCTGA
- a CDS encoding glycerol-3-phosphate dehydrogenase — protein sequence MSGDSDIVDLFVIGGGVNGAGIARDAAGRGLSVILCEKDDLAEGTSSRSGKLVHGGLRYLEYYEFRLVREALIEREVLLESAPHIIWPMRFVLPHSPDDRPAWLVRLGLFLYDHLGGRKRLPATRMLNLRTAPEGAPIKDAFKRGFEYSDCWVDDARLVVVNALDAAQRGAKVLTRTACTAARRENGLWVVEMHDGGTGVKTMVRARALINAAGPWVNDVVNRVAGQNSRRNVRLVKGSHIVVPKFWEGRQAYLVQNNDKRVIFINPYQNDLALIGTTDIPYEGRPEDVKADESEIDYLIRVVNRYFKRGLARTDVVYSFSGVRPLYDDNADNPSAVTRDYIFELDAPSGHAPLLSVFGGKITTFRKLAEHALDRIEPFLPKMGKAWTAKAHLPGGDIANADFEQFLGDLGRDYPWMPASLLNHYGRLYGTRARALVGGAGSLDDLGRRFGRDFFEREAAYLLEHEWASTAADILDRRTKHGLHMSTAERATFEDWCANRLAKAG from the coding sequence ATGAGCGGCGATAGCGACATCGTCGACCTCTTCGTCATCGGCGGCGGCGTCAATGGCGCCGGCATCGCGCGCGATGCCGCTGGACGCGGCCTGTCCGTCATCCTGTGTGAGAAGGACGATCTCGCCGAAGGCACCAGTTCCCGCTCCGGCAAGCTCGTCCATGGCGGCCTGCGCTATCTCGAATATTACGAGTTCCGCCTGGTGCGCGAGGCGCTGATCGAGCGCGAGGTGTTGCTCGAATCCGCTCCGCACATCATCTGGCCGATGCGCTTCGTGCTGCCGCACAGTCCGGACGATCGGCCAGCCTGGCTGGTGCGGTTGGGCCTGTTCCTTTACGACCATCTCGGCGGCCGCAAGCGGCTGCCTGCCACTCGAATGCTCAATCTTCGTACCGCGCCTGAGGGCGCGCCGATCAAGGACGCCTTCAAGCGCGGCTTTGAATATTCCGATTGCTGGGTCGACGATGCCAGGCTGGTGGTCGTCAACGCGCTCGACGCTGCGCAGCGCGGAGCCAAGGTCCTGACCCGCACCGCCTGCACCGCCGCGCGCCGTGAGAATGGCCTGTGGGTCGTAGAGATGCACGACGGCGGCACCGGCGTGAAGACAATGGTGCGGGCGAGGGCACTCATCAATGCCGCCGGTCCTTGGGTCAACGACGTCGTCAACCGCGTCGCCGGCCAGAACTCCAGGCGCAATGTCCGCCTGGTCAAGGGCAGCCACATCGTCGTGCCGAAATTCTGGGAAGGGCGGCAGGCCTATCTTGTTCAGAACAATGACAAGCGGGTGATCTTCATCAACCCCTACCAGAACGATCTGGCGCTGATCGGCACCACCGACATTCCCTATGAGGGGCGGCCGGAGGACGTCAAAGCTGACGAAAGCGAGATCGACTACCTGATCAGGGTCGTCAACCGCTACTTCAAGCGCGGGCTCGCCCGCACCGATGTCGTCTATTCCTTCTCAGGTGTCAGGCCGCTCTACGACGACAACGCCGACAATCCGAGCGCGGTGACGCGCGACTATATCTTCGAGCTTGACGCGCCGTCCGGCCATGCGCCGCTGCTCTCGGTCTTCGGCGGCAAGATCACCACCTTTCGCAAGCTCGCCGAGCACGCGCTGGATCGCATCGAGCCCTTCTTGCCGAAGATGGGCAAAGCCTGGACTGCGAAAGCGCATTTGCCGGGCGGCGACATCGCCAACGCCGATTTCGAGCAGTTCCTCGGCGATCTCGGTCGCGACTATCCGTGGATGCCGGCTTCCTTGCTCAACCATTACGGCCGGCTTTATGGCACCCGCGCCCGCGCCCTGGTCGGCGGCGCCGGCTCGCTTGACGATCTCGGGCGGCGCTTCGGCAGGGACTTCTTCGAACGCGAGGCCGCCTATCTCCTCGAGCATGAGTGGGCGTCGACCGCGGCCGATATTCTCGACCGCCGCACCAAGCACGGACTGCATATGTCGACTGCTGAGCGAGCTACCTTCGAGGATTGGTGCGCCAACCGATTGGCGAAGGCCGGCTGA
- a CDS encoding FGGY-family carbohydrate kinase produces the protein MKDVVIGIDAGTSVIKSVAFDTAGRQIAATSLPNRYDTLPGGGAEQDLARTWADTATTLRQLADKVPHLASRTIAIAVTGQGDGTWLIDKEGEPVAKGWLWLDARAAREVEEIRARPEDRLRFEKTASGLAACQQGSQFVFMKRNMPELLAKASTAFHCKDWLYFKLTGDRATDPSEATFTFGDFRTREYCDDVLDVLGVADLRHLLPPIVDGSRQNAGLSRAAAEATGLSAGTPVVLAYVDVVCTALGAGLFDRQRKPGCSIIGSTGMHMRLAETPDDVLLNEAATGYTMTMPAPGVFAQMQSNMAATLNIDWVLGLASGILASQGIRRSNGEMIALVDQWIASSQPASLIYQPYVSEAGERGPFVDANARAGFIGISSRHGYADMVRAVFEGLAFAARDCYAAMGSLPREIRLTGGAARSPALRNILGAAVGGAEIRTSEREEAGAAGAAMIAAVCLGLYPSMDDCVGEWVSPLLGKAEPSDDKLAAIYEAMAPSYAMAHDALRPVWRSIAASKVN, from the coding sequence ATGAAGGATGTGGTGATCGGGATCGACGCCGGCACGTCTGTTATCAAGTCCGTCGCCTTCGACACGGCGGGCCGGCAGATCGCCGCGACGTCCCTGCCAAACCGCTATGACACGCTTCCTGGCGGCGGCGCCGAGCAGGACCTGGCGCGTACCTGGGCCGACACCGCGACCACGCTTCGCCAGCTGGCCGACAAGGTGCCCCACCTCGCCAGTCGTACGATCGCCATCGCGGTCACCGGCCAGGGCGATGGCACCTGGCTGATCGACAAGGAGGGCGAGCCGGTCGCCAAGGGCTGGCTTTGGCTCGACGCGCGCGCCGCCAGGGAGGTCGAGGAAATCCGCGCCAGGCCCGAGGATCGGCTGCGGTTCGAGAAGACCGCCAGCGGTCTCGCCGCCTGTCAGCAGGGATCGCAGTTCGTCTTCATGAAGCGCAACATGCCGGAACTGCTGGCCAAGGCGTCGACGGCCTTCCATTGCAAGGACTGGCTCTATTTCAAGCTGACGGGCGATCGCGCCACCGATCCCTCGGAGGCAACTTTCACCTTCGGCGACTTCCGCACGCGCGAATACTGCGACGATGTGCTCGACGTGCTTGGCGTGGCCGACCTCAGGCACCTGCTGCCGCCAATAGTCGACGGCAGCAGGCAGAACGCCGGCCTGTCGAGGGCGGCCGCCGAGGCAACTGGGCTTTCCGCCGGCACGCCGGTGGTGCTCGCTTATGTCGATGTCGTCTGCACGGCGCTCGGCGCCGGCCTGTTCGACCGCCAGCGCAAGCCTGGCTGTTCCATCATCGGTTCCACCGGCATGCACATGCGGCTGGCAGAGACACCGGACGACGTCCTGCTCAACGAGGCGGCGACCGGCTACACGATGACCATGCCGGCGCCCGGCGTCTTCGCGCAGATGCAGTCGAACATGGCGGCGACGCTCAACATCGATTGGGTGCTCGGCCTCGCCTCCGGCATCCTCGCCTCGCAAGGCATCAGGCGCTCGAACGGCGAGATGATCGCGCTGGTCGACCAGTGGATCGCGTCGTCGCAGCCGGCGTCGCTGATCTACCAGCCCTACGTCTCGGAGGCCGGTGAGAGGGGGCCGTTCGTCGATGCCAATGCCAGGGCCGGCTTTATCGGCATCTCGTCGCGTCACGGCTATGCCGACATGGTGCGCGCTGTGTTCGAAGGCCTCGCTTTCGCGGCGCGCGACTGTTACGCGGCCATGGGTTCGCTGCCGCGGGAGATCCGCCTGACCGGCGGCGCCGCCCGCAGCCCAGCGTTGCGCAATATCCTCGGCGCTGCCGTTGGCGGCGCCGAAATCCGCACCAGCGAGCGCGAGGAGGCGGGCGCGGCCGGCGCCGCCATGATCGCCGCGGTCTGCCTCGGCCTCTACCCGTCGATGGACGACTGCGTCGGCGAATGGGTCTCGCCGCTGCTCGGCAAGGCGGAGCCTAGCGACGACAAGCTCGCAGCAATCTACGAAGCCATGGCTCCCTCCTACGCGATGGCACATGACGCGCTGCGTCCGGTCTGGCGGTCTATCGCCGCATCGAAAGTGAATTGA
- a CDS encoding ABC transporter ATP-binding protein, with amino-acid sequence MASLELKNIVKRYKSQTVLDDLSLTIADGETLVLFGPSGAGKTVLLRVVAGVIDPDEGKILIGGEDMTDVDAEFRGVGMAFQNFALFPHMSAFENIATPLEAKRSSQGAIKGGVDSVAKLLKIGHVLSHKPRALSNGQKQRTALARALVGSPPVLLLDDPLRNVDAKLRFEMRLELPRLLADRGATVIYVTQDYKEAMALGDRIAVMSQGVIRQLGTPEQIYREPANIEIARLFGDPTINLLDVKPQRDAKGIYVGLSNVQVHLAGAPEAAIGRDCVIGLRPETLHFVAESEPGAIPVTVEAETPLNEKIVTLVRTMRGREILVSRPSGTPGQSGSKAHLAVDAKSALLFDHASGERIRSKNIVSLRNGEAA; translated from the coding sequence ATGGCCAGCCTCGAACTGAAGAACATCGTCAAGCGCTACAAGAGCCAGACCGTCCTCGACGATCTGTCGCTGACCATCGCCGATGGCGAGACACTGGTCCTGTTCGGGCCCTCCGGGGCCGGCAAGACGGTGCTGCTGCGCGTCGTCGCCGGCGTCATCGACCCGGACGAGGGCAAGATCCTGATCGGCGGCGAGGACATGACGGACGTCGACGCCGAATTCCGCGGAGTCGGCATGGCGTTCCAGAATTTCGCCCTGTTCCCGCATATGAGCGCTTTCGAGAACATCGCCACGCCGCTCGAGGCCAAGCGCTCGTCCCAAGGCGCCATCAAGGGCGGCGTCGACAGCGTCGCCAAGCTGCTCAAGATCGGCCATGTTCTCAGCCACAAGCCGCGCGCGCTGTCGAACGGTCAGAAGCAGCGCACCGCGCTTGCACGCGCGCTGGTCGGCTCGCCGCCGGTGCTGCTGCTCGACGATCCGCTGCGCAACGTCGACGCCAAGCTGCGTTTCGAGATGCGGCTGGAACTACCCAGGCTTCTCGCCGACCGCGGCGCGACCGTCATCTACGTCACCCAGGACTACAAGGAGGCGATGGCGCTTGGCGACCGCATCGCGGTGATGTCGCAAGGCGTTATCAGGCAGCTCGGCACGCCAGAACAGATCTATCGCGAGCCGGCCAATATCGAGATCGCGCGGCTGTTCGGCGACCCGACCATCAACCTGCTCGACGTCAAGCCGCAGCGCGACGCCAAGGGCATCTATGTCGGCCTGTCGAACGTGCAGGTGCATCTTGCCGGCGCTCCGGAGGCCGCGATCGGCCGCGACTGCGTCATCGGCCTGCGGCCCGAAACCCTGCACTTCGTCGCGGAGAGCGAGCCGGGCGCCATCCCCGTCACCGTCGAGGCAGAGACGCCCCTCAATGAAAAGATCGTCACGCTGGTGCGCACCATGCGCGGCCGCGAAATCCTCGTCTCACGGCCGTCGGGCACGCCGGGCCAGAGCGGCAGCAAGGCGCATCTCGCGGTCGACGCCAAGAGCGCGCTGTTGTTCGATCACGCCAGCGGCGAGCGCATCCGTTCGAAGAACATCGTCAGTTTGCGCAACGGAGAAGCGGCATGA
- a CDS encoding 2-hydroxyacid dehydrogenase, with the protein MHKKIAIIGDRFMLPEVFRSEIEKACGNSLDIRSLETAWPDEPMEFGNPALGLDKVKEYFGRPDDVVDFIGDAEILVTQLAPLSEGMMQRLPGLKLVAVSRGGPINIDMAAARTHGIRVVNVPGRNASAVAEFTIGAILAETRLIRVGHEALRKGEWRGDLYRADRTGRELSEMTVGVVGYGNIGTKVVRLLRAFGCRILVCDPYVQLSAEDRNAGVELVALDDLLGRSDVVTIHPRVTEETRGLVNKDTIARMKPGVIFINTARGPLVDYDALYDALASGQIASAMLETFAVEPVPADWPLLQLPNVTLTPHIAGASVRTVTYAAEQAAEEVRRYLAGLPPVNPC; encoded by the coding sequence ATGCACAAAAAGATTGCGATCATCGGCGACCGTTTCATGCTTCCGGAAGTGTTCCGCTCGGAGATCGAGAAGGCCTGCGGCAACAGCCTCGACATTCGCTCGCTGGAGACGGCCTGGCCGGACGAGCCGATGGAGTTCGGAAATCCGGCGCTCGGTCTCGACAAGGTCAAGGAATATTTCGGTCGGCCGGACGATGTGGTGGACTTCATCGGCGATGCCGAGATCCTGGTCACCCAACTGGCGCCGCTCTCGGAAGGCATGATGCAGCGTCTGCCGGGACTAAAGCTGGTCGCGGTCTCGCGCGGCGGTCCGATCAACATCGACATGGCCGCCGCCAGGACCCATGGCATTCGCGTCGTCAACGTCCCTGGACGTAATGCCAGCGCGGTCGCCGAATTCACCATCGGCGCCATCCTCGCCGAGACGCGGCTGATCCGCGTCGGTCATGAGGCGCTGCGCAAGGGCGAGTGGCGCGGCGATCTCTACCGCGCGGACCGCACCGGCCGCGAGCTCAGCGAAATGACGGTCGGCGTCGTCGGCTATGGCAATATCGGCACCAAGGTCGTGCGCCTGCTGCGCGCCTTCGGCTGCCGCATCCTGGTCTGCGACCCCTATGTGCAACTGAGCGCGGAAGACAGGAATGCCGGCGTCGAGCTCGTCGCGCTGGACGACCTGCTCGGCCGCTCCGACGTAGTCACGATCCATCCTCGCGTCACCGAGGAGACCCGTGGCCTGGTCAACAAGGACACCATCGCCAGGATGAAGCCCGGCGTGATCTTCATCAACACCGCGCGCGGGCCGCTGGTCGACTATGACGCGCTGTACGACGCGCTGGCATCGGGCCAGATCGCCAGCGCCATGCTGGAAACCTTCGCGGTCGAGCCCGTGCCTGCCGACTGGCCGCTGCTGCAGCTGCCGAATGTGACGCTGACGCCGCATATTGCCGGCGCTTCGGTGCGCACCGTCACCTATGCCGCCGAGCAGGCGGCCGAGGAAGTGCGCCGCTATCTGGCCGGCCTGCCACCGGTCAATCCATGCTGA
- a CDS encoding carbohydrate ABC transporter permease — MEHTSLLERVLRGIALTLVVIFFMFPIVWIFMMSFQTNETILRIPPQLVFEPTLANYTALITGKLETAAGTLDIAFMRNLWNSVFLSVTSVALALLLGVPAAYAFARHKFRGSEDIAFTLLSFRFAPALLVLLPLTLYFQKLGLANTYFGLIWVYQLICLPLILWIVRGYFEDIPADIEYAYRIAGHSWFATFRKIALPLAGPGIAAAGLLAFIFAWNNFVFALVLASADKQPVTVGALAFITSSGIQYGQISAAIVLSIAPTLALALYAQRYLVEGLSLGAVKG; from the coding sequence GTGGAACACACCTCGCTTCTCGAACGTGTCCTTCGCGGCATCGCGCTCACCCTGGTCGTCATCTTCTTCATGTTTCCGATCGTCTGGATCTTCATGATGTCGTTCCAGACCAACGAGACCATCCTGCGCATCCCGCCGCAGCTGGTCTTCGAGCCGACGCTCGCCAACTATACGGCGCTGATCACCGGCAAGCTTGAGACCGCCGCCGGCACGCTCGACATAGCCTTCATGCGCAATCTGTGGAACTCGGTGTTCCTGTCGGTGACTTCGGTCGCGCTCGCCTTGCTGCTCGGCGTGCCGGCCGCCTATGCCTTTGCCCGCCACAAGTTCCGCGGCTCGGAAGACATCGCCTTCACGCTGCTGTCGTTCCGCTTCGCGCCGGCGCTTCTGGTGCTCTTGCCGCTCACCCTCTATTTCCAGAAGCTCGGCCTCGCCAACACCTATTTCGGCCTGATCTGGGTCTACCAGCTGATCTGCCTGCCGCTGATCCTGTGGATCGTGCGCGGCTATTTCGAGGATATCCCGGCCGACATCGAATACGCCTACCGTATCGCGGGCCATTCCTGGTTCGCCACCTTCCGCAAGATCGCGCTGCCGCTCGCCGGGCCTGGCATCGCCGCGGCCGGCCTGCTCGCCTTCATCTTCGCCTGGAACAATTTTGTCTTCGCGCTGGTGCTCGCTTCCGCCGACAAGCAGCCGGTGACGGTCGGCGCGCTCGCCTTTATCACCTCCTCGGGCATCCAGTATGGCCAGATATCGGCAGCGATCGTGCTGTCGATCGCGCCCACGCTGGCGCTTGCTCTCTATGCGCAGCGCTATCTCGTCGAGGGCCTGTCGCTCGGCGCGGTCAAGGGATAA